One genomic region from Cinclus cinclus chromosome 22, bCinCin1.1, whole genome shotgun sequence encodes:
- the AKAP10 gene encoding A-kinase anchor protein 10, mitochondrial isoform X2 → MSFFRRKVKGKEQEKTTGVKAINTPMPIHSPQRSTRNHALLEAAGPSHVAINAISANMDSFSSSRTAALKKQPSHMEAAHFGDLGRSCLNYQAQETKSSLSKTLEQVLQDNVALPYFIQFMELRRMEHLVKFWLEAESFHSTTWSRIRAHSLNTVKQSSLAEPVSPSKQQELASSPPAGWLEERLEGSGSAQLLHPEPDRTASSQNHVGLPGRESHSTAALALRKPETGTHSLPADQQESSKLSVSNRNSPSSALKDLSGKLMKSIERDAVKTFTKYISPDAAKPIPITEAMRNDIVAKICGEDGQVDPNCFVTAQSIVFSAMEQEHFSEFLRSHHFCKYQIEVLTSGTVYLADILFCESALFYFSEYMEKEDAVNVLQFWLAADNFQSQLAAKKGQYDGQEAQNDAMILYDKYFSLQATHPLGFDDSVRLEIESNICREGGPLPNCFTTPLRQAWTTMETVFLPGFLSSNLYYKYLNDLIHSVRGDEFPGGNIALSIHGPGSSPDTDFIGSTDGSASQSNVKKANVKILKNFDEAIIVDAASLDPESLYQRTYAGKMTFGRVSDLGQFIRESEPEPDVKKSKGSMFSQAMKKWVQGNTDEAQEEMAWRIAKMIVNDVMQQAQCEQPLEKVTKVGGGKAAVFSWLQPGCGRSRELSLAFLLWLKPTLVNVQTSRA, encoded by the exons TGAAAGgcaaagaacaagaaaagacCACAGGTGTGAAAGCAATTAACA CTCCAATGCCAATCCATTCCCCTCAGAGAAGCACTAGGAATCATGCCttgctggaggctgcaggacCAAGCCATGTGGCCATCAATGCCATCTCTGCCAACATGGACTCCTTCTCCAGCAGCCGCACAGCTGCCCTCAAGAAGCAGCCAAGTCACATGGAAGCTGCTCACTTTGGAGACTTAG gCAGATCGTGTCTGAACTACCAGGCTCAAGAGACCAAATCAAGCCTTTCCAAGACCCTTGAACAAGTCCTGCAGGACAATGTAGCCCTCCCTTACTTCATCCAGTTCATGGAGCTGCGCAGGATGGAGCACTTGGTGAAATTTTGGTTAGAGGCCGAGAGCTTCCACTCCACCACCTGGTCCCGCATCCGCGCGCACAGCCTGAACACGGTGAAGCAGAGCTCCCTGGCAGAGCCAGTGTCCCCCTCCAAACAGCAGGAATTGgcctcctctcctcctgctggGTGGCTGGAGGAGAGACTGGagggctctggctcagcccagctgctccatcctgagCCTGACAGAACTGCCAGCAGCCAGAACCACGTGGGGCTGCCGGGGCGGGAGAGCCACAGCACCGCAGCTCTGGCTCTGAGGAAACCAGAGACAGGGACTCACTCTCTTCCAGCTGATCAGCAAGAATCTTCCAAGCTTTCAGTATCAAATAGAAACAGCCCCTCTTCTGCACTAAAGGACTTGTCAGGAAAACTCATGAAAA GTATAGAACGGGATGCAGTTAAGACTTTTACCAAATATATTTCTCCAGATGCTGCTAAACCAATCCCTATTACAGAAGCAATGAGAAATGACATAGTTG CAAAGATCTGTGGGGAGGATGGCCAAGTGGATCCCAACTGCTTTGTTACAGCACAGTCCATAGTGTTCAGTGCAATGGAACAAGA GCACTTTAGTGAGTTTTTGCGGAGTCACCATTTCTGTAAATACCAGATTGAGGTGCTGACCAGTGGGACTGTGTATCTGGCTGACATTCTGTTCTGTGAGTCAGCCCTGTTCTACTTCTCTGAG TACATGGAGAAGGAAGATGCAGTTAATGTATTGCAGTTCTGGTTGGCAGCAGATAACTTCCAGTCTCAGCTTGCTGCCAAAAAAGGCCAGTATGATGGACAAGAAGCACAGAATGATGCCATGATTTTGTATGACAA GTACTTCTCCCTGCAGGCCACGCATCCTCTGGGGTTTGATGACTCTGTGAGGCTGGAGATTGAGTCCAACATCTGCAGGGAGGGGGGGCCTCTCCCCAACTGCTTCACCACTCCCTTAAGGCAGGCATGGACAACCATGGAGACG GTTTTCCTACCTGGTTTCTTGTCCAGCAACCTTTACTACAAATACTTGAATGACCTCATCCATTCAGTACGAGGAGATGAATTCccaggagggaacattgcacTGAGTATTCATGGCCCTGGTAGCTCTCCTGACACTGATTTCATAGGGAGCACGGATGGCTCTGCCTCCCAG tCCAATGTCAAAAAGGCTAATgttaaaatcctgaaaaattttGATGAAGCAATAATTGTAGATGCTGCAAGTCTGGATCCAGAATCTTTGTATCAACGAACATATGCAGG GAAGATGACGTTTGGAAGAGTCAGTGACCTGGGCCAGTTCATCAGAGAATCTGAACCAGAGCCTGATGTCAAAAAATCAAAAG GGTCCATGTTTTCACAAGCAATGAAGAAATGGGTTCAAGGAAATACAGATGAG GCTCAAGAAGAGATGGCTTGGAGGATAGCAAAGATGATTGTCAACGACGTCATGCAGCAGGCGCAGTGTGAGCAGCCTTTGGAGAAGGTCACCAAGGTAGGGggtggaaaagctgctgtcttCAGCTGGCTTcagccaggctgtgggaggagcagagagctctcACTTGCCTTCCTCCTGTGGCTGAAACCCACGCTGGTAAATGTTCAAACCAGCAGAGCATGA
- the AKAP10 gene encoding A-kinase anchor protein 10, mitochondrial isoform X1 → MPIHSPQRSTRNHALLEAAGPSHVAINAISANMDSFSSSRTAALKKQPSHMEAAHFGDLGRSCLNYQAQETKSSLSKTLEQVLQDNVALPYFIQFMELRRMEHLVKFWLEAESFHSTTWSRIRAHSLNTVKQSSLAEPVSPSKQQELASSPPAGWLEERLEGSGSAQLLHPEPDRTASSQNHVGLPGRESHSTAALALRKPETGTHSLPADQQESSKLSVSNRNSPSSALKDLSGKLMKSIERDAVKTFTKYISPDAAKPIPITEAMRNDIVAKICGEDGQVDPNCFVTAQSIVFSAMEQEHFSEFLRSHHFCKYQIEVLTSGTVYLADILFCESALFYFSEYMEKEDAVNVLQFWLAADNFQSQLAAKKGQYDGQEAQNDAMILYDKYFSLQATHPLGFDDSVRLEIESNICREGGPLPNCFTTPLRQAWTTMETVFLPGFLSSNLYYKYLNDLIHSVRGDEFPGGNIALSIHGPGSSPDTDFIGSTDGSASQSNVKKANVKILKNFDEAIIVDAASLDPESLYQRTYAGKMTFGRVSDLGQFIRESEPEPDVKKSKGSMFSQAMKKWVQGNTDEAQEEMAWRIAKMIVNDVMQQAQCEQPLEKVTKVGGGKAAVFSWLQPGCGRSRELSLAFLLWLKPTLVNVQTSRA, encoded by the exons ATGCCAATCCATTCCCCTCAGAGAAGCACTAGGAATCATGCCttgctggaggctgcaggacCAAGCCATGTGGCCATCAATGCCATCTCTGCCAACATGGACTCCTTCTCCAGCAGCCGCACAGCTGCCCTCAAGAAGCAGCCAAGTCACATGGAAGCTGCTCACTTTGGAGACTTAG gCAGATCGTGTCTGAACTACCAGGCTCAAGAGACCAAATCAAGCCTTTCCAAGACCCTTGAACAAGTCCTGCAGGACAATGTAGCCCTCCCTTACTTCATCCAGTTCATGGAGCTGCGCAGGATGGAGCACTTGGTGAAATTTTGGTTAGAGGCCGAGAGCTTCCACTCCACCACCTGGTCCCGCATCCGCGCGCACAGCCTGAACACGGTGAAGCAGAGCTCCCTGGCAGAGCCAGTGTCCCCCTCCAAACAGCAGGAATTGgcctcctctcctcctgctggGTGGCTGGAGGAGAGACTGGagggctctggctcagcccagctgctccatcctgagCCTGACAGAACTGCCAGCAGCCAGAACCACGTGGGGCTGCCGGGGCGGGAGAGCCACAGCACCGCAGCTCTGGCTCTGAGGAAACCAGAGACAGGGACTCACTCTCTTCCAGCTGATCAGCAAGAATCTTCCAAGCTTTCAGTATCAAATAGAAACAGCCCCTCTTCTGCACTAAAGGACTTGTCAGGAAAACTCATGAAAA GTATAGAACGGGATGCAGTTAAGACTTTTACCAAATATATTTCTCCAGATGCTGCTAAACCAATCCCTATTACAGAAGCAATGAGAAATGACATAGTTG CAAAGATCTGTGGGGAGGATGGCCAAGTGGATCCCAACTGCTTTGTTACAGCACAGTCCATAGTGTTCAGTGCAATGGAACAAGA GCACTTTAGTGAGTTTTTGCGGAGTCACCATTTCTGTAAATACCAGATTGAGGTGCTGACCAGTGGGACTGTGTATCTGGCTGACATTCTGTTCTGTGAGTCAGCCCTGTTCTACTTCTCTGAG TACATGGAGAAGGAAGATGCAGTTAATGTATTGCAGTTCTGGTTGGCAGCAGATAACTTCCAGTCTCAGCTTGCTGCCAAAAAAGGCCAGTATGATGGACAAGAAGCACAGAATGATGCCATGATTTTGTATGACAA GTACTTCTCCCTGCAGGCCACGCATCCTCTGGGGTTTGATGACTCTGTGAGGCTGGAGATTGAGTCCAACATCTGCAGGGAGGGGGGGCCTCTCCCCAACTGCTTCACCACTCCCTTAAGGCAGGCATGGACAACCATGGAGACG GTTTTCCTACCTGGTTTCTTGTCCAGCAACCTTTACTACAAATACTTGAATGACCTCATCCATTCAGTACGAGGAGATGAATTCccaggagggaacattgcacTGAGTATTCATGGCCCTGGTAGCTCTCCTGACACTGATTTCATAGGGAGCACGGATGGCTCTGCCTCCCAG tCCAATGTCAAAAAGGCTAATgttaaaatcctgaaaaattttGATGAAGCAATAATTGTAGATGCTGCAAGTCTGGATCCAGAATCTTTGTATCAACGAACATATGCAGG GAAGATGACGTTTGGAAGAGTCAGTGACCTGGGCCAGTTCATCAGAGAATCTGAACCAGAGCCTGATGTCAAAAAATCAAAAG GGTCCATGTTTTCACAAGCAATGAAGAAATGGGTTCAAGGAAATACAGATGAG GCTCAAGAAGAGATGGCTTGGAGGATAGCAAAGATGATTGTCAACGACGTCATGCAGCAGGCGCAGTGTGAGCAGCCTTTGGAGAAGGTCACCAAGGTAGGGggtggaaaagctgctgtcttCAGCTGGCTTcagccaggctgtgggaggagcagagagctctcACTTGCCTTCCTCCTGTGGCTGAAACCCACGCTGGTAAATGTTCAAACCAGCAGAGCATGA